The Lytechinus pictus isolate F3 Inbred chromosome 17, Lp3.0, whole genome shotgun sequence genome contains a region encoding:
- the LOC129280370 gene encoding deleted in malignant brain tumors 1 protein-like, whose translation MDENAGRVEVIYQGSLGTVCADGFGLAEANVVCRMEGFTFAESYSSCCPYFSEGYGDIHRFNCTGEEVNIGHCSHNPFGTDTCGHQDDVGVTCRKLPVRLVGGDTPNEGRVEVGHFDYYYYYYYYWGTICSDSWDINDATVVCRMLGYPGVSSAMKSFGPGSGNIIFDNVSCDGSETHLTQCNHAGYLVHNCDHTEDVGVVCSGQAELGVRLVDGPDESQGRVELFYFGAWGTVCQYDWNLLDSHVVCKMLGFIGATGYSGYSTHGPGTGEILLREPGCTGKETNLLDCNLGYTFGETYCYDHTTDIGVSCLKWDDLQVRLVNGRSTKEGRVEVLYSGTWGTVCDDKWDLEDSDVVCRMLGFERAENFSCCAGFGPGPGPIYCWKMWSAKGRMLRS comes from the exons ATGGACGAGAACGCAGGACGGGTTGAGGTCATCTATCAAGGTTCACTTGGAACTGTTTGTGCCGATGGCTTTGGACTGGCGGAAGCCAACGTGGTTTGTAGGATGGAAGGCTTTACCTTTGCCGAGTCTTACTCGTCATGCTGTCCCTATTTCTCGGAAGGATACGGTGACATTCATCGTTTTAATTGCACAGGAGAAGAAGTGAATATTGGACACTGCAGCCATAATCCTTTTGGGACCGACACCTGTGGACACCAGGACGATGTTGGAGTCACATGCAGAAAAC TTCCAGTTCGTCTTGTCGGCGGTGATACACCTAACGAAGGGCGAGTCGAAGTGGGACactttgattattattattattattattattattggggCACAATCTGTAGTGACTCCTGGGATATCAATGACGCTACTGTGGTTTGTCGAATGCTGGGATATCCTGGAGTTTCTTCTGCAATGAAGAGCTTTGGCCCAGGCTCAGGGAATATCATCTTCGACAACGTCAGTTGTGACGGATCAGAGACACATCTCACACAATGCAACCATGCTGGATATCTGGTTCATAACtgcgatcacactgaagatgtTGGTGTTGTATGCAGCGGGCAAG CCGAGCTCGGGGTTCGTCTCGTAGATGGCCCCGATGAGAGCCAGGGGCGGGTTGAGTTGTTCTACTTTGGAGCATGGGGTACCGTATGCCAATATGACTGGAACCTACTAGACTCACATGTTGTCTGTAAGATGTTAGGATTCATCGGTGCTACAGGATATTCAGGTTATTCAACACACGGTCCAGGGACTGGAGAAATTTTATTACGCGAGCCAGGATGCACAGGAAAAGAAACAAATCTTCTTGATTGTAATCTGGGTTACACTTTTGGTGAAACGTATTGTTATGATCATACAACTGATATTGGCGTTTCTTGCTTGAAATGGG ATGATCTTCAGGTTCGTCTGGTCAATGGAAGATCTACCAAGGAAGGCCGTGTAGAGGTATTATACTCCGGTACTTGGGGGACAGTGTGTGATGACAAATGGGATCTTGAAGACTCTGACGTGGTTTGTAGAATGCTCGGATTTGAACGGGCGGAGAACTTCTCCTGCTGCGCTGGATTTGGACCAGGACCTGGGCCTATATACTGCTGGAAGATGTGGAGTGCGAAGGGACGGATGTTAAGGTCTTAA